The nucleotide sequence TGCTACTGGATGGCCGCTTTAAAGTGTCCATGCGGTTGTGGTGATCTGATCCAGCTTTCATTAGCTAGTTCAGGTCATCCGAGATGGGCTGTAGATATGAGCCATCCTCGCGAAGCCTCACTTCATCCATCCATACATCGGATGGCAGGGTGCAGAAGCCACTTTTTTCTCAAAAAGGGTAAGGTGGTGTGGTGTAAACCTTGAAGGGTTGAGTCATCACATCATGTCTTGTCGTGAGGAGTATTCAATGGATCGTATTTTCGAATTAGTCGCTTTTATTTCAAATGCGTATTTTTCTCGACCGCGCGACCCTGTGCTTATCGCTCGATATGGGGCGGTGCGTGGTGCAATTGCGTTTGGTATCCCTGGCCTTTTTTTGATCAGTGTTGTCATGCTGATGTTCCCTGACCTTTCCCAGGGAAGTGCTGCCATGCGACCGTTGTTTGAGATTCTTGGTGCCGTGACCAATCGGATTCTGATTGCCTCGGCGATTACAATGCTAATCAGCATGTTTTTCATGCTGCGCTTGGCTTACACATATATTGACCCTGATCATTTCGACTATCAATGAGATACCTTCGTAGAATATTTCACGTCATGCGTCTTGATTCGGAGGCTCCATGCCTGACATTGCAGCTATTGGAACAATCCTAAGTAGCCTCAAGACCGCTACAGACATCGCCAAGTTCTTGCGTGAGACCGACCTTTCCCTTGAAAGAGCGGAACTCAAGCTCAAACTGGCTGATCTTGTGAGCGCCCTTGCTGACGCCAAGATAGAAATGGCGTCCGTTCAGGAAATCGTTGCAGAGAAGGACAGGCGAATCCAAGAACTGGAAAATGCATTCCAATCCAAAGACACCTTGGTCCGAAGCCGGGATGCCTACTACCGGAAGGGTGATGATGGGCAACCCATTGGTGAACCCTATTGCGTTCGCTGCTGGGACGTCGACCACAAACAGTATCGCCTACAGCATGAGCCGAAGGATCGCTTCGTGAGGGTATGTTCAGTGTGCGGCACTCGCTATGATGCGCGTATGGTTCAAGGCATTGCTCCGGCCAATGCACAACAAAACGCATAACCTTGCGCTCAATCGGACCTGCGCGAAAAGCCGCACAGGCCGGTTAGCTCCGCGTTAGTGCCCGCTTCTCCATGAAGGCATCGACTGCTTTGGGTCGAAAGGGAGTGTTCCCCAAATCAGAAAGCTGCCCTTCGGCTGCGGTGCAAGGGAAATGGTTTGAATGTGGCTCTGAACGGGCACTCAAGGCCGATGGGATGAAAGACCGCTTCGGCAGAACAGTTGCCGGAGGAAAGCTCCGCCTAACTGTAGATCATCTTTATGGAAAGCGCTGTGTCGACGTGGAGCGACTTCTGGGGGACTATTTTGAGGTCGCCGCCATGATAGCGGGTGTATAGTTTTCACTTATGCGTGGATAACACAGCTCATTTTTCTCGTAATGATCAGCTGGGGTTGGCTAGCCTGGCCATTTCACATAATCTCACCCGCCAAAGAAGTTATTAGCCCCAATGCGGCGCCGAAGCCAATTCAGCTTTAGCGCAGCATTGGGGCAGCAGCGCCTTACCAGAGACGCAACTTCAGTTCCTCGCTTGCTTGATGGAGGGCTGCGCGCGTAGCTGGTAGTGCAGACAATACATTGAGCAAACCAAAGTCGTGGATCATCCCGTTGTAGCGGGTTGCCACCACGTTGACACCGGCAGCATCCAACTTGCGCGCGTAGGCTTCGCCTTCATCGCGCAATACGTCTTTCTCTGCGGTCTGCACCAGTGTGGGCGGGAGTCCCCTCAACTGTTCCGGTGTTGCCAGTAGCGGCGATGTGTAGATTTCTTTGAGCTGTTTCGGGTCGGTCGTGTAAGCATTCCAGAACCATTTCATCATGCCCTTGGTCAGGAAGTGATCGTTAGCGAACTCATCATAGGAAGCGTTTTCAAAGTTCGCGTTTGTCACCGGCCAGAACAGCACCTGAGCTCGCAGTTTTGGTCCACCATTAGCATTGGCCATCAAGGCAACCACGGCTGCCATGTTCCCGCCGACGCTGTTTCCCGCCACCGCTAGACGCTTGCCATCGACCTGAATCTGCGCGCCGTTTTCAGCAACCCATTTTGTTGCAGCGTAAGCTTCATTAATGGCCACTGGATAGCGGGCCTCAGGCGAGGGAGTGTAGTTGACGAACACCGCTGCGGCGCCAGAGTCTGCGACCAGGTCACGCACAAAGCGCTCATGGGTTGGGTAGTCGCCCAGAATCCAGCCACCGCCATGGAAGAACATGAAAGCGGGCAGGACACCCTTGGCACCAGCTGGACGAACGATGGTCAGCTTCAGCGGCTTACCATCCACTGTGATAGTTTTTTCACTGATATCGGCAGGAGCAAGCTTGGCACCCTTCTGTGCGCCGATCAGTACATTGCGAGCATCTGCCGGAGACAGCGTCTCCAATGGCTGACCGCCGCCCTTTGCAAGCGCTTCGAGGAAGGCTTGGGTATTGCGCTCGACACCGGGGCTACCTGCTGCCAGCGCGGAGCCCGCCACCAGGGCGGCGACTGATACCGCAACAATCTTGAACTTGAGTTTCATGATGTTTCCTTCAGGTTGAGTTGTGGCGCGCTGCTTCAGACAAGGCTAAGGCGTACGTCGATGTTGTTGCGAGTGGCGTTAGAGTACGGGCAGACAATATGGGCCTTGTCGACCAACTCCTGCGCCTGCTCTCTCGGCAGATCGGGCACACAGATTTGCAACTCAACCTCGATGCCAAAACCTGTAGGGATGGCACCAATCCCAACTGTGCCGGTGACGCTGGTTGTATCCGACAGCTTCACCTTCTCCTTAGCTGCTACGAACTTCAGCGCACCAAGGAAGCAGGCCGAATAGCCCGCGGCAAACAGCTGCTCAGGGTTAGTGCCTGGGCCGCCGGCACCACCCAGTTCGCGAGGTGTAGACAGCTGAACTTTCAGGGCGCCGTCCGAGGATTCGGCACTTCCTTCCCGGCCGCCAGTAGCCGTGGCTTGGGCGCGATACAGTACTTTTTCGATCGACATGATGTACTCCTTGTGACTTGATCTGGTTGCGTGGAGCCGTTTGGCAGAACGAACTATACGTCTGGAGAAAATACTAAGAGTCACATAAAATCTCCAAAACTTGATAAGGAGTACTATTTTGACTGAGGCATGTACTGATCGTTTGGATGCGCTATTGAGTCACTTTCCTGTTCGTGCTCGCATGTTTCATTCTGGTGCTTTGTGTGGGGTTACAGACTTCTCTGCTCCATGCGAAGGCGGCCAGATCCACCTAGTCCGAGCGGGGACGATGGATGCCATCCATCCAGGGCGACCCACATTACATGTGAGCGTTCCCAGCCTGCTGTTCTATCCGCGCCCTTTGACACGCCGTTTTGTCACTGATGCCCAGCGTGGAGCCGACCTGGTGTGCGCGGAGCTGCATTTCGATGGGGGTGCCGAGAGCCCGATTGTGGGTGCATTACCTGACGTGATCTGTCTTCCGCTCGAAAGCATTGATGGTTCCAAGCAGATCCTAGAACTCCTCTTTGAAGAAGCCTTCAGCAATAATTGCGGTCGGTATGCATTGGTTGACCGACTATTTGAGGTCGTGTTGGTCCAGCTACTTCGGTATCTGATGGAAACAGACCAGATTCGCGGCGGCAT is from Vogesella indigofera and encodes:
- a CDS encoding DUF6527 family protein, with protein sequence MAALKCPCGCGDLIQLSLASSGHPRWAVDMSHPREASLHPSIHRMAGCRSHFFLKKGKVVWCKP
- a CDS encoding alpha/beta hydrolase, with amino-acid sequence MKLKFKIVAVSVAALVAGSALAAGSPGVERNTQAFLEALAKGGGQPLETLSPADARNVLIGAQKGAKLAPADISEKTITVDGKPLKLTIVRPAGAKGVLPAFMFFHGGGWILGDYPTHERFVRDLVADSGAAAVFVNYTPSPEARYPVAINEAYAATKWVAENGAQIQVDGKRLAVAGNSVGGNMAAVVALMANANGGPKLRAQVLFWPVTNANFENASYDEFANDHFLTKGMMKWFWNAYTTDPKQLKEIYTSPLLATPEQLRGLPPTLVQTAEKDVLRDEGEAYARKLDAAGVNVVATRYNGMIHDFGLLNVLSALPATRAALHQASEELKLRLW
- a CDS encoding organic hydroperoxide resistance protein, which codes for MSIEKVLYRAQATATGGREGSAESSDGALKVQLSTPRELGGAGGPGTNPEQLFAAGYSACFLGALKFVAAKEKVKLSDTTSVTGTVGIGAIPTGFGIEVELQICVPDLPREQAQELVDKAHIVCPYSNATRNNIDVRLSLV
- a CDS encoding AraC family transcriptional regulator; this encodes MDALLSHFPVRARMFHSGALCGVTDFSAPCEGGQIHLVRAGTMDAIHPGRPTLHVSVPSLLFYPRPLTRRFVTDAQRGADLVCAELHFDGGAESPIVGALPDVICLPLESIDGSKQILELLFEEAFSNNCGRYALVDRLFEVVLVQLLRYLMETDQIRGGMLAGLSHSKLRKALVAMHEQPGQEWSLEALAHISGMSRSVFAGTFRSVVGCTPGVYLQGWRVRLAQQALRQGRQLKIIAVEVGYGSEAALSRAFKAQCGMTPREWRQRRVLADTSES